A stretch of the Candidatus Alcyoniella australis genome encodes the following:
- a CDS encoding anion permease codes for MISDPQLLKAISLTIFLAAYAAFVIWPTRRAQVSAAAAGLAIITGVVSLSNAFWSSPEGYGGSYVNWNVMGVFFGTLVIAEFFMFSRMPEVLAEKLLSRMSSARGALVVLCLFGGVLSMFLENVAAFLILAPIGLTVARRMGKALTPVMVGLVLQSNLHGAGTMIGDPPDMLLAGYTRMGFPDFFWFFGRPSLFFAVMVGSLTGSLVLWLSYRSYKGKIEIKSRTKPTSWFPLIMIGMLIVGLGLSKLIDPGFVWAAGTITMCLALIGTVWYMALTKGRILNTEEHEALIEAEYEGRTPPRQPLLNGTAKLWQLVRHLDWDTTVFLMGIFIVVGGFTHYWVDDIAGVMAGISSGSVLVAFVLIVLSSVTCSAFIDNVPFLLTMLPVTDALGVSLGLDPWSVQMFFLYFGLLIGVSVGGNITPIGATANVVAIGYLRRRGEPVRFLDYMKRGLPFTLAATFVASIFLVVFWYLLV; via the coding sequence TTGATCTCCGACCCGCAGCTGCTCAAGGCGATCTCGCTGACGATTTTTCTCGCGGCCTACGCTGCGTTCGTGATCTGGCCCACGCGCCGCGCTCAGGTCAGCGCGGCGGCCGCAGGGTTGGCGATCATCACCGGCGTGGTCTCGTTGAGTAACGCCTTCTGGAGCTCGCCCGAGGGCTACGGGGGTTCGTACGTCAACTGGAACGTGATGGGCGTGTTCTTCGGCACGCTGGTGATCGCCGAGTTCTTCATGTTCTCGCGTATGCCCGAGGTGCTGGCCGAGAAGCTGCTTTCCAGGATGAGCTCGGCGCGCGGCGCGCTGGTTGTGCTCTGCCTATTCGGCGGCGTGCTTTCGATGTTCCTGGAGAACGTGGCCGCGTTTCTGATCCTGGCGCCGATCGGCCTGACCGTGGCGCGCAGGATGGGCAAGGCGCTGACCCCGGTGATGGTCGGCCTGGTGCTGCAAAGCAACCTGCACGGCGCGGGCACGATGATCGGCGATCCGCCGGACATGCTGTTGGCGGGCTACACGCGGATGGGCTTTCCCGACTTCTTTTGGTTTTTCGGACGGCCCAGCCTGTTCTTTGCGGTAATGGTTGGCAGCCTCACCGGGTCGCTGGTGCTCTGGCTTTCGTACCGCAGCTATAAGGGCAAGATCGAAATCAAATCGCGCACCAAGCCCACGTCCTGGTTCCCGCTGATAATGATCGGGATGCTGATCGTCGGCCTGGGGCTGAGCAAGCTGATCGACCCGGGGTTCGTCTGGGCCGCGGGCACGATCACGATGTGCCTGGCGCTGATCGGCACGGTCTGGTACATGGCGCTGACCAAAGGGCGGATTCTCAACACCGAGGAGCACGAGGCGCTGATCGAGGCCGAGTACGAGGGCCGCACTCCGCCGCGGCAGCCGTTGTTGAACGGGACGGCCAAACTCTGGCAGCTGGTGCGGCACCTGGACTGGGACACCACGGTATTTCTGATGGGGATCTTTATCGTGGTCGGCGGGTTCACGCACTACTGGGTCGACGACATCGCCGGAGTGATGGCCGGAATCAGCTCGGGCTCGGTGCTGGTCGCCTTTGTGCTGATCGTGCTCAGCTCGGTGACCTGTTCGGCGTTCATCGACAACGTGCCGTTCCTGCTGACCATGCTGCCGGTGACCGACGCCCTGGGCGTCAGCCTGGGGCTCGATCCGTGGAGCGTGCAGATGTTCTTCCTCTACTTCGGTCTGTTGATCGGAGTCTCGGTCGGCGGCAACATTACGCCGATCGGCGCCACGGCCAACGTCGTGGCGATCGGCTATCTGCGCCGACGCGGCGAGCCGGTGCGCTTCTTGGACTACATGAAGCGCGGCCTGCCCTTCACCCTGGCCGCCACATTTGTCGCCTCGATCTTCCTGGTGGTTTTCTGGTATCTGCTCGTTTGA
- a CDS encoding DUF2961 domain-containing protein: MPKHLSALIVCCALCAAGPALCADDLGPTGAARLLELWELPRMPLYAQTLQTSSHDPLGGNLDGFTGLFSPLYRDEQGQRVLLDVEGPGCVYDLWFTLINFAKDLRCQVDGELLVDMPIADVFNSVQAPFIFPLAGNDDQSSGGFYSYAPICFEHSLKLATSGRPHFFHALYQRYPEGSAIEPYDPEPDPAKLSALLDLLDPTLLGRDPKTDLTSSVLLGAPALEPGQSAELAALEGAGWIAALRLGLAGLSLEQLEQVQLQIFFDGAQQPQVSARLSLLCGASGTWEGMRSLLAGIYDDPVLGPTAYLYFPMPYFKGARVMLHNASELAAPIEYSIALRNEPPLIDALTFHALQREQYPTLLGRDYIVLDVPGRGVDLGQVQRMIGADLSYLEGDERIYVDGSRWPAIYGTGTEDYYQGGWYFDRGPFTLATHGNANHLYLGLLEQSTCYRLHLGDAIVFRNGIVHGIEHDMFNIYSGEHYASVAFYYGVDDPARVVRDEIDVGQPNSEAAHDAQFVDSKRLNTTKYYFEGDQDLAPALDNGRLTRGSEQWTVRIHPDNDGLIIRRLSDMGHDRQRAQVLVDGEPAGIWYQARTNRVKRWIEDEFFVRPELTRGKRELRITLEILGGPDARWSAHHYWIDTLHQEIASRIEGLAAEQESIELCPGDNAELGAVGLDWLGAEHEISGLCGWTSSDEAVAHVENGLLLATNPGAVLLTPWLLGKSGTTLIVSVRDCDQDDDDQQPAPSEDDDQDADPQQDDGCG, from the coding sequence ATGCCCAAACATTTATCCGCGCTGATCGTCTGCTGCGCCCTGTGCGCTGCCGGACCCGCACTGTGCGCCGATGATTTGGGCCCCACGGGCGCCGCGCGCCTGCTCGAGCTGTGGGAGCTGCCGCGCATGCCGCTGTACGCCCAAACCCTGCAGACCTCGAGCCACGATCCGCTGGGCGGCAATCTCGACGGATTCACCGGCCTGTTCAGCCCGCTGTACCGCGACGAGCAGGGCCAACGCGTGCTGCTCGACGTCGAGGGACCGGGCTGCGTCTACGACCTGTGGTTCACGCTGATCAACTTCGCAAAGGACCTACGCTGCCAAGTCGACGGCGAGCTGCTCGTCGACATGCCGATCGCCGATGTTTTCAACTCGGTTCAAGCGCCGTTCATTTTTCCGCTGGCGGGCAACGACGATCAGTCGTCGGGCGGGTTTTACAGCTACGCGCCGATCTGCTTCGAGCACAGCCTCAAGCTGGCGACCAGCGGGCGTCCGCACTTCTTTCACGCGCTGTACCAACGCTATCCTGAAGGAAGCGCAATCGAGCCCTACGATCCCGAGCCCGATCCGGCAAAGCTTTCGGCGCTGCTGGACCTGCTCGACCCGACGCTGCTGGGGCGCGATCCCAAGACCGACCTGACCAGCTCGGTGCTCCTCGGCGCACCGGCGCTCGAGCCCGGACAGAGCGCCGAGCTCGCGGCCCTGGAGGGCGCGGGCTGGATTGCGGCGCTGCGACTGGGGCTGGCCGGGCTGAGTCTCGAGCAGCTCGAGCAGGTGCAGCTACAGATCTTCTTCGATGGCGCGCAACAGCCTCAGGTATCGGCGCGACTCTCGCTGCTGTGCGGCGCATCGGGCACCTGGGAGGGAATGCGCAGCCTGCTGGCCGGGATTTACGACGATCCGGTTCTGGGCCCCACGGCCTACCTCTACTTCCCGATGCCCTACTTCAAGGGCGCGCGGGTGATGCTGCACAACGCCTCGGAACTCGCCGCGCCGATCGAGTACAGCATCGCGCTGCGCAACGAGCCGCCGTTGATCGACGCGCTGACGTTTCACGCGCTGCAGCGCGAGCAGTACCCCACGCTGTTGGGCCGCGACTACATCGTGCTCGACGTTCCCGGCCGCGGCGTGGACCTGGGCCAGGTGCAGCGGATGATCGGCGCCGACCTGAGCTATCTGGAGGGCGACGAGCGGATCTACGTCGACGGCTCGCGCTGGCCCGCGATCTACGGCACGGGGACCGAGGACTACTACCAGGGCGGCTGGTACTTCGACCGCGGCCCGTTCACCCTGGCGACCCACGGCAACGCCAACCACCTTTACCTGGGGCTGCTCGAGCAGAGCACCTGCTACCGGCTGCACCTGGGCGATGCGATCGTTTTCCGCAACGGAATCGTCCACGGCATCGAGCACGACATGTTCAACATCTACTCCGGCGAGCACTACGCCTCGGTGGCGTTCTATTACGGAGTGGACGATCCGGCGCGTGTGGTGCGCGACGAAATCGACGTGGGGCAACCCAATTCCGAGGCTGCACACGATGCGCAATTCGTGGACAGCAAGCGGCTGAATACAACGAAGTACTACTTCGAGGGCGACCAAGACCTGGCGCCGGCCCTGGACAACGGCCGCCTGACCCGCGGCAGCGAACAGTGGACCGTGCGCATCCATCCGGACAACGACGGCTTGATCATTCGCCGACTGTCGGACATGGGACACGACCGCCAACGCGCGCAGGTCTTGGTCGACGGCGAACCCGCGGGGATCTGGTACCAGGCGCGCACCAATCGCGTAAAACGCTGGATCGAGGACGAGTTCTTCGTGCGGCCCGAGCTGACGCGCGGCAAGCGCGAGCTACGAATCACACTCGAGATCCTCGGCGGACCCGACGCCCGCTGGTCGGCGCACCATTACTGGATCGACACCCTGCACCAAGAGATCGCCTCGCGCATCGAGGGCCTGGCCGCTGAACAGGAGTCGATCGAGCTCTGCCCGGGCGACAACGCCGAGTTGGGGGCCGTGGGCCTGGACTGGCTCGGCGCAGAGCACGAGATCAGCGGGCTGTGCGGTTGGACCTCCTCGGACGAGGCGGTGGCCCACGTGGAAAACGGGCTGCTGCTGGCGACAAATCCCGGCGCGGTTCTGCTCACTCCCTGGCTGCTGGGCAAATCCGGAACTACGCTGATAGTATCGGTACGCGACTGCGACCAGGACGACGACGATCAGCAACCAGCGCCGAGCGAGGACGACGATCAGGACGCAGACCCGCAACAGGACGACGGATGCGGATAA
- a CDS encoding MMPL family transporter, with translation MEELFSGLPPTIALGLRAFVLALGATLFILAVLNLLKRFRDVIAVFLYRFRVPVLLAMCAATIFFGYFLKDWNYASNLKDDLPDNNPVKLEFEQFMEEFGSAELLTVVVEAPDVFTPDVLRLVRRLTQECEGLPEVDEVISLANVSSYIQTRDADGESLIKVRHFLDGAIPEDREGLQALKQRALDQEMWVGDILSADSTITTVNVKLSMVQEDMEKRLELVELVYDAMITSLIPEPRQTSGALFGADFGAKYPVSPYRETQIAITADPIPRENVEDRARPASIRLYTTGISVLSVDSLWAMEHDTNTYLIWTPVILILLLFLFTRTARGIVIPLLIIITSVCTTLGLFFMRGHSYNMITTVLPTFLMVYCLSDTIHILMRYHEEYGRLGERKAAVIQTLRVMMIPCFLTSTTTAVGFGSLILADLNSLIDFGYYSAIGVMISYVYAIVITPLTVSFLPAPKPTMVKRYSGGTLSRLLAWVGEFDQRRATLVVVVCVAAIAVGVVFTLRLDVETQLAKFIPEHTGSRKGLDLLVDKLAGVTTLDMTLACPDGEDGEPTQCFKQVWALDQLDRLAGFMDVDVAQTQKVLSYADLVKEINRVIKDGDQAAFRIPQTEAELYDVIFFLENEPEATEPFMNWDYSKARIAARIDSMSSKQHLELIETIESWAAANVDQRLKFKATGIVVIYATTVQAIVNTQIKSLIVALTVIGILMTINVRSFKIGAMSMLPNALPIFFTLGVMGLFGIDLNAATVMVACIAIGIAVDDTIHFLTRYIEEFQLDQDVPGAMKRAVATTGKGMVATSLVITGGFMLMVLSEFGPNRSFGYLIALAMMAALVADLFLVEALVVLTKAKLRRSVLLGGNNGSPEPPDGADA, from the coding sequence GTGGAGGAGCTGTTTTCAGGCCTGCCCCCGACAATAGCCTTGGGCCTGCGGGCCTTTGTGCTGGCCCTCGGCGCCACGCTGTTTATCCTTGCTGTGCTCAATCTGCTCAAACGCTTCCGCGATGTGATCGCGGTTTTCCTCTATCGCTTCCGCGTGCCGGTGCTGCTTGCGATGTGCGCCGCGACGATTTTCTTCGGCTACTTTCTTAAAGACTGGAATTACGCCTCCAACCTCAAGGACGACCTGCCCGACAACAACCCGGTGAAGCTCGAGTTCGAGCAGTTCATGGAGGAATTCGGATCGGCCGAGCTGTTGACCGTGGTGGTCGAGGCGCCGGACGTGTTCACCCCGGACGTGCTGCGGCTGGTGCGTCGGCTGACCCAGGAATGCGAAGGGCTGCCCGAGGTCGACGAGGTGATCAGCCTGGCCAACGTCAGCAGCTACATCCAGACCCGCGACGCTGACGGCGAATCGCTGATCAAGGTCCGACACTTTCTCGACGGCGCGATCCCCGAAGACCGCGAGGGCTTGCAGGCGCTCAAGCAACGCGCATTGGACCAGGAGATGTGGGTCGGCGACATCCTCAGCGCCGACTCCACGATCACCACGGTCAACGTCAAGCTCTCGATGGTTCAGGAGGACATGGAGAAGCGGCTGGAGCTGGTGGAGCTGGTCTACGACGCGATGATCACCAGCCTGATTCCAGAGCCGCGGCAGACCAGCGGCGCGCTGTTCGGCGCGGACTTCGGCGCCAAGTATCCGGTCAGCCCCTATCGCGAAACGCAGATCGCGATCACCGCCGACCCGATTCCGCGCGAGAACGTCGAGGACCGCGCGCGGCCCGCCTCGATCCGGCTTTACACCACCGGGATCTCGGTGCTCAGCGTCGACTCGCTGTGGGCGATGGAGCACGACACCAATACCTACCTGATCTGGACGCCGGTGATTTTGATCCTGCTGCTGTTCCTGTTTACACGCACGGCGCGCGGGATCGTGATCCCGCTGCTGATCATCATCACCTCGGTTTGCACGACCCTCGGGCTGTTCTTCATGCGCGGCCACTCCTACAACATGATCACCACCGTGCTGCCCACGTTCCTGATGGTCTACTGCCTGTCGGACACGATCCACATCCTGATGCGCTACCACGAGGAGTACGGCAGGCTCGGCGAGCGCAAGGCCGCGGTGATTCAGACCCTGCGCGTGATGATGATCCCGTGCTTCCTGACCTCGACCACTACCGCGGTGGGCTTCGGCAGCCTGATCCTCGCCGACCTGAACTCGTTGATCGACTTTGGCTACTACAGCGCGATCGGCGTAATGATCTCCTACGTCTACGCGATCGTGATCACGCCGCTGACGGTCTCGTTCCTGCCCGCGCCCAAGCCCACAATGGTCAAGCGCTACTCCGGCGGCACTCTCAGCCGATTGCTGGCGTGGGTCGGCGAATTCGACCAGCGCCGAGCCACGCTGGTCGTCGTGGTCTGCGTGGCGGCGATCGCCGTGGGTGTGGTATTCACCCTGCGGCTTGATGTCGAGACCCAGCTCGCCAAGTTCATCCCCGAGCATACCGGCAGCCGCAAGGGGCTGGACCTGTTGGTCGACAAGCTCGCGGGCGTGACCACCCTGGACATGACGCTAGCCTGTCCCGACGGCGAGGACGGCGAGCCCACGCAGTGCTTTAAACAGGTCTGGGCCCTGGATCAGCTCGACCGGCTGGCGGGATTCATGGACGTCGACGTGGCCCAAACCCAAAAGGTGCTCAGCTACGCCGATCTGGTCAAGGAGATCAACCGCGTAATCAAAGACGGCGACCAGGCCGCATTCCGCATTCCGCAGACCGAGGCCGAGCTGTACGACGTGATCTTCTTTTTGGAGAACGAGCCCGAGGCCACCGAGCCGTTCATGAACTGGGACTACTCCAAGGCGCGCATCGCCGCGCGCATCGACTCGATGTCGAGCAAGCAGCACCTGGAGCTGATCGAGACGATCGAGAGCTGGGCCGCGGCCAACGTCGATCAGCGGCTGAAATTCAAGGCCACGGGCATTGTGGTGATCTATGCCACCACGGTGCAGGCGATCGTCAACACCCAGATCAAGAGCCTGATCGTGGCGCTGACCGTGATCGGCATTCTGATGACGATCAACGTGCGCAGCTTCAAAATTGGCGCGATGAGCATGCTGCCCAACGCGCTGCCGATCTTTTTCACGCTGGGAGTGATGGGGCTGTTCGGCATCGACCTCAACGCGGCCACGGTGATGGTCGCCTGCATTGCCATCGGCATTGCGGTGGACGATACGATCCACTTCCTCACGCGCTACATCGAGGAGTTCCAGCTGGACCAGGACGTGCCCGGCGCGATGAAGCGCGCCGTGGCCACCACGGGCAAGGGGATGGTGGCGACCTCGCTGGTGATCACCGGCGGCTTCATGTTGATGGTGCTCTCCGAGTTCGGGCCCAACCGTTCGTTCGGCTACCTGATCGCCCTGGCGATGATGGCCGCACTGGTCGCCGACCTGTTCCTGGTCGAGGCGCTGGTGGTGCTGACCAAGGCCAAGCTGCGCCGCAGCGTGCTGCTGGGCGGCAACAACGGATCGCCCGAGCCTCCCGACGGGGCGGATGCCTGA
- a CDS encoding DUF3892 domain-containing protein: MADYYIKCQKKAPDGSIIALGMSSSLRGPVSMFRKASVVALVREMKISIWTALLEDGKWIEGEQMRTVEGRYLRTDRNDTPLDNLGELPDLRLND, translated from the coding sequence ATGGCTGATTATTATATTAAGTGCCAGAAAAAGGCTCCGGACGGCTCGATCATTGCGCTGGGGATGTCCAGCAGCCTGCGGGGCCCGGTTTCCATGTTCCGCAAGGCGTCGGTGGTGGCGTTGGTCCGCGAGATGAAAATATCGATTTGGACCGCGCTGTTAGAGGACGGCAAGTGGATTGAGGGCGAGCAAATGCGCACTGTTGAGGGCCGTTATCTGCGCACTGACCGCAACGACACGCCCCTGGACAACCTGGGCGAGCTGCCCGACCTGCGATTGAACGACTAA
- a CDS encoding argininosuccinate synthase — MSERVVLAYSGGLDTSVIVHWLAEKGYEVIAYMAELGQHEDAQVVRDKALSIGAREVIIEDLRLPFLRDYVYPAFRGGALYEGRYLLGTALARPLIAQRQVAIARKFETTLLGHGSTGKGNDQVRFEMSAMALMPDVRILSPWKEPEFLAQFAGRQELIEYSERHGIPIPVSRSKPYSTDENLLHLSFESGALEDADARPKDDTFQRCVDPRLAPDQETIVEIEFDHGDPVKLSVPADGRSWDDPVELFIELDKLAGANGVGRVDMVENRFVGLKNRGVYETPAGTVIAEARRDLEGITMDREVLHLRDSLIPRYSEMIYYGFWFSPERECLQALIDRAACNVCGSVRVALYKGNATPVGRSSAVSLYDSEMASMDVVGGFDQQDSAGFIKLNALRLRLHALRLDHDGDGK; from the coding sequence ATGTCCGAGCGAGTAGTGCTTGCCTATTCAGGCGGCCTGGATACATCAGTGATAGTGCATTGGCTGGCCGAAAAGGGCTACGAAGTGATCGCCTATATGGCCGAACTGGGCCAGCACGAAGATGCGCAGGTCGTGCGCGACAAGGCGCTGTCGATCGGCGCGCGCGAAGTGATCATCGAGGATCTGCGATTGCCGTTCCTGCGCGACTACGTCTATCCGGCGTTCCGCGGCGGAGCGCTGTACGAGGGACGCTACCTGTTGGGCACGGCCCTGGCGCGGCCGCTGATCGCGCAGCGACAGGTGGCGATCGCCCGTAAATTCGAAACCACGTTGCTCGGACACGGCTCGACCGGCAAAGGCAACGACCAGGTGCGTTTCGAGATGAGCGCCATGGCGCTGATGCCCGACGTGCGCATCCTCTCGCCGTGGAAGGAACCCGAGTTCCTGGCGCAGTTCGCCGGCAGACAGGAGTTGATCGAATACTCCGAGCGCCATGGGATCCCGATTCCGGTCTCGCGCTCCAAGCCCTACAGCACCGATGAGAACCTGCTGCACCTGAGCTTCGAATCCGGTGCGCTGGAGGACGCCGACGCGCGTCCCAAGGACGACACGTTTCAGCGCTGCGTGGACCCGCGCCTGGCGCCGGATCAGGAAACGATCGTCGAGATCGAGTTCGATCACGGCGATCCGGTGAAGCTCAGCGTGCCGGCCGACGGCCGCAGCTGGGACGATCCGGTCGAGCTGTTCATCGAGCTGGATAAGCTGGCCGGGGCCAACGGCGTGGGGCGCGTGGACATGGTCGAGAACCGTTTCGTCGGCCTGAAGAACCGCGGGGTTTACGAGACCCCGGCGGGCACGGTGATCGCCGAGGCGCGACGCGACCTGGAGGGGATCACGATGGACCGCGAGGTGCTGCACCTGCGCGACAGCTTGATCCCGCGCTATTCCGAGATGATCTACTACGGTTTCTGGTTCTCGCCCGAACGCGAGTGCCTGCAGGCGCTGATCGACCGCGCGGCGTGCAACGTGTGCGGCAGCGTGCGCGTGGCGCTGTACAAGGGCAACGCCACGCCCGTGGGCCGCAGCAGCGCGGTCAGCCTCTACGACTCGGAGATGGCGAGTATGGATGTGGTCGGCGGATTCGATCAGCAGGACTCGGCCGGATTCATCAAGCTCAACGCGCTACGGCTGCGGCTGCACGCGTTGCGCCTCGATCACGACGGAGACGGGAAGTGA
- a CDS encoding lyase family protein, producing MSRLWEKGTSSDPLAIEFAAGRDPELDPLLVPYDCVASAAHAAELQRIGVLKADEAAALRRELGKIRQRALDGKFRVPPELEDGHTAIESALTKALGALGGKIHAGRSRNDQVSAAIRLFLIDALSTLEWSTLTLATTMLGRAQKMRSWIMPGFTHLRRAMPSTAGMWFAGFAERLIDDCEGLRNAQREADHSPMGSAAGYGSPLPLSRPRMARQAGFTEVSVVPTAVQLSRGRAELSALAGAHGVSLTLSRFGADVVLFTSEEFGLLRLPVELTTGSSIMPQKRNPDIAECLRPVAAMLGARYAEVAGVISHLPSGYQRDMAFTKAPMIDGLLRIDQALSAALLIAQGIQVDREACAAAVTPDVWQAHRATELAARGVPFREAYKQVAQQGADEDYGRKIEEPQTAEIKALRERVAALRRGWRRLRMRIERTTNDAFEV from the coding sequence GTGAGTAGGCTGTGGGAAAAGGGAACGAGCAGCGATCCGCTGGCGATTGAATTCGCCGCGGGCCGCGATCCCGAGCTCGACCCGCTGCTGGTGCCCTACGACTGCGTAGCCTCGGCCGCCCACGCGGCCGAGCTGCAGCGTATCGGTGTGCTCAAGGCAGACGAGGCCGCGGCCCTGCGTCGCGAGCTGGGCAAGATCAGGCAGCGCGCCCTGGACGGCAAATTCCGCGTGCCGCCCGAGCTCGAGGACGGCCACACCGCGATCGAGAGCGCGCTGACCAAGGCGCTGGGAGCGCTGGGCGGCAAGATCCACGCCGGACGCAGCCGCAACGACCAGGTCTCCGCCGCGATCAGGCTGTTTCTGATCGACGCGCTGAGCACCCTGGAGTGGTCAACGTTGACCCTGGCCACGACGATGTTGGGGCGCGCGCAGAAAATGCGCAGCTGGATCATGCCCGGGTTCACCCACCTGCGACGCGCGATGCCCAGCACCGCCGGGATGTGGTTCGCCGGGTTCGCCGAGCGGCTGATCGACGACTGCGAGGGATTGCGCAACGCCCAGCGCGAGGCGGACCACAGCCCGATGGGCAGCGCCGCGGGCTACGGCTCGCCGTTGCCGCTGTCGCGTCCGCGTATGGCCAGACAGGCAGGCTTTACCGAGGTCAGCGTCGTGCCCACGGCGGTCCAACTCTCGCGCGGACGCGCGGAACTCTCGGCGCTGGCAGGAGCCCACGGCGTATCGCTGACCCTCAGCCGTTTCGGCGCTGACGTGGTGCTGTTCACCTCCGAGGAGTTCGGGCTGCTGCGTTTGCCCGTGGAGCTGACCACCGGCAGCTCGATCATGCCGCAAAAGCGCAACCCGGATATCGCCGAATGCCTGCGGCCCGTGGCCGCGATGCTCGGCGCGCGTTACGCCGAGGTCGCCGGCGTGATCTCGCATTTGCCCTCGGGCTACCAGCGCGACATGGCGTTCACCAAGGCGCCGATGATCGACGGACTGCTGCGCATCGACCAGGCGCTGTCCGCCGCGCTGCTGATCGCCCAGGGGATCCAAGTCGATCGCGAGGCCTGCGCCGCTGCCGTGACCCCCGATGTCTGGCAGGCCCACCGTGCCACCGAACTGGCCGCGCGCGGCGTGCCGTTCCGCGAGGCCTACAAGCAGGTAGCACAGCAGGGCGCCGACGAGGACTACGGCCGTAAGATCGAGGAGCCGCAAACGGCCGAGATCAAGGCGCTGCGCGAGCGCGTTGCCGCACTGCGCCGCGGATGGCGCAGGCTGCGCATGCGCATCGAGCGCACCACGAACGATGCTTTCGAGGTCTAA
- the argJ gene encoding bifunctional glutamate N-acetyltransferase/amino-acid acetyltransferase ArgJ → MSRIKIDEGGGVTDPQGFAACGLGCGIKPEGDDLALLVSDRPARAAGVFTSNKLVGAPVVVCREHLRSGRARAIIATSGNANVATGPEGLHAAHELATATAAELGCPGRQVLVASTGMIGVPYPLQKALDGMRRGCGMLDHKREAGLHLARALMTTDTRPKHLSLRVGKATIGAAAKGAGMIHPQMATMFCFLTTDAQLPARGLSAMLRRAVDSTFNMISVDHDTSTSDSVILLANGTAGPVDLELFERGLIAACARMARAIAADGEGSTKLMTVEVSGCRSLDDARKAARGVVASNLVKSAFALMPIPGRVLSAVGSSGARANLDQAEVWWGAVRVYANGRICSFDQERFKRACAGEEILLRVKLHDGQSSARAWGCDLTEGYVRCNADYYS, encoded by the coding sequence ATGAGCCGCATCAAGATCGACGAAGGCGGCGGCGTCACCGATCCGCAAGGCTTCGCAGCCTGCGGATTGGGCTGCGGAATCAAGCCTGAGGGGGACGACCTGGCGCTGCTGGTATCCGACCGGCCGGCGCGCGCTGCCGGAGTATTCACCAGCAATAAGCTGGTCGGTGCGCCGGTCGTCGTCTGCCGCGAGCACCTGCGATCGGGCAGGGCGCGGGCGATCATCGCCACCTCGGGTAACGCCAACGTGGCCACCGGGCCCGAGGGGTTGCACGCGGCGCACGAGCTGGCGACCGCCACCGCGGCCGAGTTGGGCTGCCCGGGCCGCCAGGTGTTGGTGGCCTCGACCGGGATGATCGGCGTGCCCTATCCGCTGCAAAAGGCTCTGGACGGCATGCGCCGCGGCTGCGGCATGCTCGACCACAAACGCGAGGCCGGGCTGCACCTGGCGCGCGCGCTGATGACCACCGACACCCGTCCCAAGCACCTCTCGCTGCGGGTGGGCAAAGCAACCATCGGCGCGGCGGCCAAGGGTGCAGGCATGATCCATCCCCAGATGGCCACGATGTTCTGTTTCCTGACCACCGATGCCCAATTGCCGGCTCGCGGGCTGAGCGCGATGCTGCGGCGCGCGGTGGATTCGACGTTCAACATGATCAGCGTGGACCACGACACCTCGACCTCGGACAGCGTGATCCTGCTGGCCAACGGCACGGCCGGGCCGGTTGATCTCGAGCTGTTCGAGCGCGGGCTGATTGCGGCCTGCGCGCGCATGGCCCGGGCCATCGCCGCGGACGGCGAGGGTTCGACCAAGCTGATGACCGTCGAGGTCTCGGGTTGCCGCAGCCTGGACGACGCGCGCAAAGCCGCGCGCGGCGTGGTCGCCAGCAACCTGGTCAAGAGCGCCTTTGCCTTGATGCCGATCCCCGGCCGCGTGCTCTCGGCCGTGGGCTCGTCCGGCGCGCGCGCGAATCTCGATCAGGCCGAGGTCTGGTGGGGAGCGGTGCGCGTCTACGCCAATGGACGGATCTGCAGCTTCGACCAGGAGCGCTTCAAGCGCGCCTGCGCAGGCGAGGAAATATTACTGCGAGTGAAGCTGCACGATGGCCAGAGCTCGGCCAGGGCCTGGGGCTGCGATCTGACCGAGGGCTACGTGCGTTGCAACGCCGATTACTACAGCTGA